GCGAACAGGAAACCCATGTATTACAACAACTGGGATTCCGGCTACTGGCCCCATCCAGGGCATTGACCTGCATGGAAACAGCCATCGCGAAAAAAGAACCGCTGTTACTCATCGCAGATATTGACTGGGACAAATTCCGGCTGTTTACAGATTTCTCTTTACAGCCTTCGTTATTTAGTCAGGTAGTGAAAAGCAATACCGCCAACTCACCTGCGGCCAGTAACCTGCATCATATCCTTAGCAGCGCGCCCATAGCGGCCAGAGCGCAGATAGAAGAGGTTGTCAGAACAGAACTGAGAATGGTGATGCTGATAGAATCGATGGATACCATTGATGCCCGTCAGCGCTTCAATTTCCTCGGGATGGATTCTCTCATGGCCATTTCCTTTGTAGCGCGGCTGGAGCAATACTTCCACTGCAAGCTGCCCGCTACCATGGCATATAACTATCCCACCATTGCCGCGGTGAGCGATTTTATTTTCTCACTGGTATATAAAGAGCAAAACATCACCGCACCGGAACCAGAAACAGTGCCAGCACCGGAAATACCTGCAGCGAAAGCCTTTGTAGTATTGCAGGAAAAGCAGCACCCTGTCAAACAGCGTTTATACTGTTTTCCGTATGCCGGTTCAGGCGCATCCGCCTTTGGACGATGGCCCGAAGCATTTGAATCCCAGGTGGAAGTAATTGCCGTTCAGCCACGGGGGCGGGAAGAACGCAGTCATGAACCCGCATTCAGGGATTTCCCTGCACTCATAGCAGATTTGCTGCAGGACTATACAGATCCGCAGGAAGAGTTCTTCTTTTTCGGTCATAGCATGGGCGCATTGATGGCCTATGAATTTTATGCCGCCTTAAAAAAGGCAGGCAGGAAATTGCCCGCAGGATTGATATTATCCGGATGTGGTGCACCATTGGAGACCGGCAGCGGCACCTTGCATCAATTAGGCGAAGAAGCCTTCATTGAGGAAGTATTAAGAAGCTACGGAGATCCTGGTAATGTGGCCGAAAGAAGACAGGCATTGAAGCATAGCAGTGAATTGTTGCGGGCAGATTTACAGGTACTCGAATGTTATCAGCCACAGGGTACCTCCATCAGCGTTCCACTAACAGTAATCAGCGGCTTGCAGGATCAGCTGGCGCCTCCGCAAGAGGTACGCCGCTGGATGGAACTGGCTACTAACAATTTTTCTATCTGCTTCCTGAAAGGGGGCCACGACCTGGTACAGCAAAGAAGTCAGGATCTCATTAAAATAATTTCTTCAGCCATCAAGTAAATACTATGAGCAATAAAGTAAAACCTTGGTATAATGTATTTGGAGGCCGGTACACCGGCGAACAGCCTCCTTTTTACGAGCGGGAGGAGCTGCCATGGGTAAGGATTCTGGAAGATAACTGGGAAACCATCCGGGATGAAGTGACAGGACTGATGCAGGAAAAGCCGAACAGGCTACGGCCCTATTTCATTAATAAATCCATGTCTTTTCCTCCTAAAAAGTGGAAGACGATGGGATTGTATTTCTGGAAATTTACGATGCACGACAATTGCCGGAAATGCCCGGAAACAGTGAAGTTGATGAAACAGATTCCTAACCTGACTTCTTGTTCGCTGAGTGTATTGGAGGCAGGATCGAATATCAATCCGCATCAGGGGGATACCGATGCGATTATCCGCTGTCATCTGGGATTATCTGTCCCTGCTGCGCTACCGGATTGTGGATTCCAGGTATCCAGGGAGATACGTCCCTGGGAAAATGGGAAAGCCCTTCCCTTCTGTGATGCGCATACGCATACTGCCTGGAATCATTCTAATACGAGAAGGCTAATTCTTATCATTGATGTAATACGGCCGGAATTTGCCAGGCAGGAGAACATGATCTGTGCGCATGTACTCGCGTCTTCCGTATTACAAATGTTGTATCAGCGCTTTGCCTTCCTGGGACGGCAATCGGGCTACCTGAAAAAGAACCTTTACAACCTGCTGCGATATTCTATCTGGGTGGTATTACCCATTCAAAGATTTAAACTATTCTGATCGAACAGGCACTCCTCATCTATCGATGAGCTTTGTAATTGCAATTGGTATCTTCCAACATTTGTATGGTTGACGATAATACAGGATAAACAACGCTCAATGTAGCCGTTGTTTACCCTGTATATTATTGTATTTTATTGATAATTTCTGATCACTCCAAGATCGTATGGGATATTACCATAGTCGCCATAGCTTCCATTCGGCACACCCTGTATCAATAACTGACATCTGTCAATATTATCGATCTCCAATTTATCGTCAGTACCGGAACGAATCACCTCTACATGAGAGACCTGGTCTGTCCATACTTCTGACAGGAAACGGAGGTTATCCCTCGCTGCCCACTTCTCTGCGACCTGTGTCCAGGTACCTCCCAACGAACTGGCTGTCCATAGCTCCTGGTAGCGGTTGAT
This Chitinophaga sancti DNA region includes the following protein-coding sequences:
- a CDS encoding aspartyl/asparaginyl beta-hydroxylase domain-containing protein, with the translated sequence MSNKVKPWYNVFGGRYTGEQPPFYEREELPWVRILEDNWETIRDEVTGLMQEKPNRLRPYFINKSMSFPPKKWKTMGLYFWKFTMHDNCRKCPETVKLMKQIPNLTSCSLSVLEAGSNINPHQGDTDAIIRCHLGLSVPAALPDCGFQVSREIRPWENGKALPFCDAHTHTAWNHSNTRRLILIIDVIRPEFARQENMICAHVLASSVLQMLYQRFAFLGRQSGYLKKNLYNLLRYSIWVVLPIQRFKLF